The following proteins come from a genomic window of Alosa sapidissima isolate fAloSap1 chromosome 20, fAloSap1.pri, whole genome shotgun sequence:
- the pcdh2g28 gene encoding protocadherin 2 gamma 28 isoform X40, whose product MFGKGSIQCTSVGTSGWPLHWQVLFGILFLSHVTNGQIRYSIPEEMKKGSLIGNVAQDLGLDLRRLREGRARIVSGESIQYTELKTDKGILVVNERIDREQLCGDITPCSISFEIILENPMELHRVIIEILDVNDHSPTFQNANLKFEISESATLGSRFVLESADDPDVGVNALQKYILTENNHFVIKEHANPDGSKYAEMVLQNALDREKHPHLSLKLIAVDGGNPQRSGTVSIDITVLDVNDNAPVFNQTIYRGFVMENSPKGTYVTTVNASDADSGLNGQITYYFSKVRGNVADIFRIDENTGAVSVFGQIDYEKDKRYEIRVEAKDQGGLTDSSKVVIEVIDVNDNQPIINVMSFSNSLSEDAPPGTTIAILNVKDLDSEKNGLITCSINNKMPFKIESSLSNYYNLITDAHFDRETVQEYNITVTATDSGAPPLSCSTNLLLKVSDINDNAPVFERSRYTAYVTENNSPGVSIFNVFAKDLDWNQNARISYFLEETQISASPLSSYFSINSETGVLHAVRSFDYEQIKQLTFVVKAQDGGSPPLSSNATVQILIRDQNDNAPQILYPVQTGGSVVAEIVPRSTDVGYLVTKVVAVDVDSGQNAWLSYKLLKATDRALFEVGAQNGEIRTIRQVTDKDPVKQKLTVVVEDNGQPARSATVNVNVALADSFPEVLSEFTDFQQDKEYNDNLTFYLVLALAVVSFLFITSLVAIISVKVYRWRQSRTYYQSSLPVIPYYPPRYADGTGTLQHVYNYDVYRTTDSRKSDFKFGRPDSQNVLIMDPNATATMQRVYSEKNILDEPDSPEEQKPPNQDWRFNQNQRPGPSGGE is encoded by the coding sequence ATGTTTGGAAAGGGTTCAATACAGTGTACGAGTGTCGGGACTTCAGGATGGCCACTACATTGGCAAGTACTGTTTGGTATTTTGTTCTTATCTCATGTTACAAATGGACAGATCCGATATTCTATTCCGGAGGAGATGAAGAAAGGGTCGCTAATCGGTAATGTGGCACAAGACCTTGGGCTCGATTTGAGAAGACTTCGGGAAGGTCGAGCTCGTATCGTCAGTGGGGAAAGCATTCAGTACACAGAGCTGAAAACAGACAAAGGAATACTCGTTGTAAATGAAAGAATAGACCGGGAGCAGTTGTGCGGCGACATTACGCCATGCAGCATCAGCTTCGAAATCATTCTAGAGAATCCGATGGAACTACATCGTGTTATTATCGAAATCCTCGACGTTAATGACCATTCCCCTACCTTCCAGAACGCAAATTTAAAATTCGAGATCAGTGAGTCGGCCACTCTTGGTTCGCGGTTTGTATTGGAAAGTGCAGACGATCCAGACGTGGGCGTGAATGCATTACAGAAATACATCTTAACAGAAAACAATCATTTTGTCATAAAAGAACATGCGAACCCAGATGGCAGTAAATATGCCGAGATGGTTCTTCAAAATGCCTTAGATCGAGAAAAGCATCCTCATCTGTCTCTAAAGCTGATTGCTGTGGATGGGGGAAACCCGCAGAGGTCTGGGACGGTCAGTATAGACATTACTGTGTTGGATGTGAATGATAATGCGCCTGTATTTAACCAAACCATATACAGGGGCTTTGTAATGGAAAACTCACCAAAAGGGACCTACGTTACAACCGTTAATGCATCAGACGCTGATAGTGGGTTGAATGGTCAAATAACATATTATTTTTCAAAGGTTAGAGGAAATGTTGCGGACATTTTCCGTATTGACGAGAATACAGGAGCTGTGTCTGTTTTTGGCCAGATAGATTATGAGAAGGACAAGCGATATGAAATACGAGTAGAGGCGAAAGATCAAGGCGGACTCACCGATTCTAGCAAAGTTGTCATTGAGGTAATTGATGTTAATGACAATCAGCCGATAATCAATGTCATGTCTTTTTCGAACAGCTTGTCTGAAGATGCGCCACCAGGTACCACTATTGCGATATTGAATGTCAAAGATTTAGACTCTGAGAAAAATGGCCTCATTACGTGTTCcataaataataaaatgccatttAAAATTGAGTCATCCCTGTCGAATTATTATAATTTGATAACTGATGCGCACTTTGATCGAGAGACTGTACAAGAATACAACATAACCGTAACTGCAACCGACTCTGGTGCTCCGCCACTGTCATGCTCTACAAATCTACTTCTTAAAGTGTCAGACATTAATGATAACGCACCTGTTTTCGAAAGAAGCCGTTATACGGCTTATGTAACCGAGAATAACTCACCTGGTGTGTCTATATTTAATGTATTCGCAAAGGATTTAGACTGGAATCAAAACGCAAGAATATCGTATTTTTTAGAAGAAACACAAATCAGTGCATCCCCACTTTCATCCTATTTCTCAATCAACTCTGAGACGGGTGTTCTCCATGCAGTTCGGTCATTTGATTATGAACAAATCAAGCAGCTCACTTTTGTTGTGAAAGCGCAGGATGGAGGCTCTCCTCCATTAAGTAGTAATGCTACTGTACAAATCTTAATCCGGGACCAAAATGACAACGCGCCTCAGATTTTGTACCCAGTGCAAACTGGTGGTTCAGTGGTGGCAGAGATTGTGCCTCGTTCAACAGATGTAGGCTATCTCGTCACTAAAGTAGTTGCTGTTGATGTGGACTCCGGACAGAATGCCTGGCTCTCTTATAAACTGCTAAAAGCAACAGACAGGGCGCTGTTTGAAGTGGGCGCTCAGAATGGAGAAATAAGAACTATCAGACAGGTCACCGATAAAGATCCCGTTAAACAGAAGCTCACGGTTGTAGTGGAGGACAATGGGCAGCCAGCACGTTCAGCTACAGTCAATGTGAACGTGGCTTTGGCCGACAGCTTTCCTGAAGTGCTCTCGGAGTTCACTGATTTTCAGCAGGACAAGGAGTACAACGACAACCTGACTTTTTATCTAGTATTAGCCTTGGCTGTGGTTTCATTCCTTTTTATAACGTCTCTTGTGGCCATTATATCGGTGAAAGTGTATAGATGGAGGCAGTCAAGGACGTACTATCAATCCAGTCTCCCGGTCATTCCATACTATCCACCGCGTTACGCAGACGGCACAGGAACTCTCCAACACGTGTACAATTATGACGTATACAGGACTACTGATTCTAGAAAAAGTGACTTTAAGTTCGGCAGACCCGATAGTCAAAATGTGTTGATAATGGACCCCAATGCTACTGCAACTATGCAGCGGGTTTACAGCGAGAAAAACATCCTGGATGAGCCTGATTCACCAGAGGAG